In one Tripterygium wilfordii isolate XIE 37 chromosome 22, ASM1340144v1, whole genome shotgun sequence genomic region, the following are encoded:
- the LOC119991438 gene encoding alpha-1,3-arabinosyltransferase XAT3-like, translating to MGVLAHVDSENFDCSTHLKYLTSRVVMKYRGGSVKTTACLTFLFLFLLVTLSTLRNSTKHPDGSPASSDSTGSQKQRASVIYEITDVRTVSGHIEAITCNSSNLDYDLCTIGSQTLLDPTTATFFAVGSTSSALVKTRPYPRKRDKRALSDVREITLSSSPPDSTCGVTHASPALVFSTGGYTGNFFHDFNDGLIPLFITVNSLFPDHDVVLVISDFEDWWAQKYKDLLPHFTRHRIVNMEREISNHCFPSAIVGLIKHGHMKMDPPKTLVDFSAFLEQVYKPVDSTLTQKVKSTRPRLVLVNRRGDVGRLILNLEQVKNAAMDVGFEVLTFEPNRENSLAESFRLIHGSHAMMGVHGAGLTHLLFLRPGSVLLQVVPISTDWLSQTYFEDPAREIGLEYINYKITANESSLSKIYGPDDLVVKDPEAYTRGDFSKMKIYLKTQNVEIDLVRFQRYLEEAYGKAKILFDKEG from the exons ATGGGGGTTTTGGCTCATGTAGACTCcgaaaattttgattgctccACTCACCTCAAGTACTTGACAAGTCGTGTG GTGATGAAATACAGAGGAGGTTCTGTTAAAACAACTGCATgtctcacatttttgtttttgtttcttcttgtcaCTCTTTCAACATtgagaaattccacaaaacatcCAG ATGGGAGCCCAGCTAGTTCAGACTCCACTGGTTCACAGAAACAGCGGGCATCCGTAATATATGAAATTACGGACGTCCGCAC CGTGTCCGGACACATTGAGGCAATCACATGCAACAGCTCTAATCTCGACTACGATTTGTGCACCATTGGTTCCCAGACGCTTTTGGATCCAACCACTGCTACTTTCTTTGCAGTGGGCTCCACCAGCTCAGCTCTCGTGAAAACCCGTCCCTACCCTCGTAAAAGGGACAAACGTGCTCTATCCGACGTCAGAGAAATCACGCTCTCCTCATCTCCACCGGATTCTACGTGCGGAGTCACACATGCTAGTCCAGCTTTAGTATTCAGTACGGGCGGGTACACGGGAAACTTCTTCCATGATTTCAACGACGGCCTCATTCCCCTCTTCATCACCGTCAACTCTCTATTCCCCGACCACGATGTCGTCCTCGTGATTTCCGATTTCGAAGACTGGTGGGCCCAAAAGTACAAGGATCTGCTCCCACACTTCACTCGCCACCGCATCGTCAACATGGAGCGTGAGATCTCCAACCACTGTTTCCCATCCGCGATCGTAGGGCTGATAAAGCACGGGCACATGAAAATGGACCCACCTAAAACACTGGTTGACTTCTCTGCCTTCCTAGAACAAGTATACAAGCCAGTTGACTCAACGTTGACCCAGAAAGTCAAATCCACAAGACCACGACTTGTCTTGGTCAACCGAAGAGGTGATGTTGGTCGTCTGATCTTAAACTTAGAACAAGTAAAAAACGCAGCCATGGATGTGGGATTTGAAGTTCTTACATTCGAGCCAAACAGAGAGAATTCACTAGCAGAGTCATTTAGGCTAATCCATGGAAGCCATGCAATGATGGGTGTTCATGGTGCTGGACTGACCCATCTGTTGTTCCTTAGACCAGGCTCAGTGTTGTTGCAGGTGGTGCCGATCTCGACAGACTGGCTGTCTCAGACTTATTTTGAAGATCCAGCGAGGGAGATAGGACTGGAATACATTAACTATAAGATTACAGCAAATGAGAGTAGTTTGTCCAAGATTTATGGACCCGATGACTTGGTGGTGAAGGACCCAGAAGCTTATACAAGGGGAGATTTTAGTAAGATGAAGATATACTTGAAGACCCAGAATGTTGAAATTGATTTGGTTAGATTTCAGAGATACTTAGAGGAGGCTTATGGAAAGGCCAAGATATTGTTTGACAAGGAAGGTTAG
- the LOC119990815 gene encoding mitotic checkpoint protein BUB3.3, producing the protein MNGACLEFEDQITDAVSRIRFAPLSNNLLISSWDSKLRLYDVDRSLLRFEVASEAALLDCCFQSESVALSVGSDGFVTRYDLHSTNGDTIGNHEDIATRVGYSEETCQIITAGLDKKIICWDTRTTRPLACLEKLDAEVESMSLSGFILMVAIGASVYMYDLRNLDKLVQSKESKADVRIRCVSSHHSSRGYAVGSIDGRVTLEIDPTVSNDMGYTFRCYPKSRDGKFLVPVNDIVFNPHIGSAFVTGDNEGYVMAWDARSKRKLCELPRYPNSVASLSYNREGQILAIASSYTYQEANEKEEPPQIFLHNLDDNSIRSCAGGSSSRK; encoded by the exons ATGAACGGAGCATGCTTGGAGTTCGAAGATCAGATTACCGACGCGGTTTCTAGGATCCGGTTCGCTCCTCTTTCCAACAACCTCCTTATCTCTTCTTGGGACTCT AAACTCAGATTGTATGATGTCGATAGATCTCTGCTTAGATTTGAAGTGGCCTCAGAAGCTGCGCTTCTTGATTGCTGTTTTCAGAGTGAGTCGGTGGCTTTGAGTGTTGGCTCTGACGGTTTTGTTACAAG GTATGATTTGCATTCAACAAATGGTGACACAATTGGAAATCATGAAGATATAGCTACAAGGGTTGGATATTCAGAAGAAACAT GCCAAATTATTACAGCAGGTCTGGATAAGAAGATAATATGCTGGGATACACGCACAACGAGGCCTCTAGCATGCTTGGAGAAACTGGATGCGGAGGTCGAGTCAATGTCGCTCTCTGGATTTATTTTGATGGTAGCCATTGGAGCATCAGTATATATGTATGACTTACGTAACTTAGATAAACTAGTTCAGTCGAAAGAATCAAAAGCAGATGTACGCATAAGATGTGTCAGTTCCCATCATTCGTCTAGAG GATATGCAGTTGGATCAATAGATGGACGAGTAACATTGGAGATTGATCCAACCGTTTCAAATGATATGGG ATATACTTTCCGTTGCTATCCCAAGTCAAGGGATGGAAAATTTCTCGTACCAGTCAATGACATTGTATTCAATCCACA CATTGGCAGTGCTTTTGTCACCGGTGATAATGAAGGCTATGTTATGGCCTGGGATGCTCGAAGCAAAAGGAAATTATGTGAG CTGCCAAGATACCCAAATAGTGTGGCATCCTTGTCATACAACAGGGAGGGACAAATTTTGGCCATTGCATCAAGCTACACATACCAAGAAGCAAATGAAAA AGAAGAGCCTCCTCAAATATTCCTGCATAACTTGGATGACAACTCTATTAGATCGTGTGCTGGTGGAAGCTCAAGTCGGAAATGA